From one Desulfatirhabdium butyrativorans DSM 18734 genomic stretch:
- a CDS encoding fumarate reductase/succinate dehydrogenase flavoprotein subunit, with translation MMLDAKIPGGPLAEKWDRHRFELKLVNPANKRKYEIIVVGTGLGGGAAAASLAELGYNVKSFCIQDSPRRAHSIAAQGGINAAKNYQNDGDSIWRLFYDTVKGGDFRAREANVYRLAQISVNIIDQCAAQGVPFAREYGGLLANRSFGGAQVSRTFYARGQTGQQLLLGAYSAMSRQIAAGKIRMFPRREMLELVLVNGAARGIITRNLVTGELETHAADAVVLATGGYGNVFFLSTNAMSSNVSATYRAYKKGAFFANPCFTQIHPTCIPVHGDYQSKLTLMSESLRNDGRVWVPRKPGDKRNPNDIPESERDYYLENKYPSFGNLVPRDVASRNAKEQCDLGKGVGETGLAVYLDFRDAIKRDGKEVIAQKYGNLFQMYEKITAQNPYETPMMIYPAVHYTMGGLWVDYNLMSTIPGLFVLGEANFSDHGANRLGASALMQGLADGYFIIPYTIGGYLAATPQAKISPEDQAFREARAAAKARIDKLLSIRGKRTVDDFHKQLGRIMWEYCGMARNDEGLAKARIMIQQLRAEFWQNALIPGNDGDLNQSLERAGRVADFLEFSELMIIDALARRESCGGHFNEAFQTEENEARRDDENFCHVAAWEYAGVDSEPIFHKEPLVFENVHLTQRSYK, from the coding sequence ATCATGTTAGATGCCAAGATTCCTGGCGGACCACTGGCCGAAAAATGGGACCGTCATCGGTTCGAACTCAAGCTGGTGAACCCGGCCAACAAACGCAAATACGAAATCATCGTCGTAGGAACCGGGCTTGGGGGAGGCGCTGCCGCGGCCTCGCTGGCGGAGCTGGGCTACAACGTCAAAAGTTTCTGTATCCAGGACAGCCCCCGCAGGGCGCACAGCATTGCCGCCCAGGGCGGCATCAATGCGGCCAAGAACTATCAGAACGACGGGGACAGCATCTGGCGCCTGTTTTACGACACGGTCAAAGGCGGCGATTTCCGGGCCAGAGAAGCCAATGTCTACCGGCTTGCGCAGATCAGCGTCAACATCATTGACCAGTGCGCCGCCCAGGGGGTGCCCTTCGCCCGCGAATATGGCGGGCTGCTGGCGAACCGGAGTTTCGGCGGTGCGCAGGTATCTCGAACCTTCTATGCACGAGGGCAGACCGGCCAGCAACTGCTCCTGGGCGCCTACAGCGCCATGAGCCGGCAGATTGCGGCGGGAAAGATCCGGATGTTCCCGAGAAGGGAAATGCTCGAACTGGTCCTGGTCAACGGAGCGGCCAGAGGAATCATCACCCGAAACCTCGTCACCGGCGAGCTGGAAACCCATGCCGCAGACGCCGTCGTATTGGCCACCGGCGGTTACGGAAACGTCTTTTTCCTGTCCACCAACGCCATGTCGAGCAATGTTTCGGCAACCTACCGCGCTTACAAAAAAGGGGCGTTTTTCGCCAACCCCTGTTTCACCCAGATTCACCCGACCTGTATTCCCGTTCACGGCGATTACCAATCGAAGCTCACCCTGATGAGCGAAAGCCTTCGCAACGACGGTCGTGTATGGGTTCCCAGGAAACCGGGGGACAAGCGCAACCCGAACGACATCCCCGAATCCGAACGGGATTACTACCTCGAAAACAAGTACCCGAGTTTCGGGAACCTCGTTCCCCGGGATGTGGCCAGCCGCAACGCCAAGGAGCAGTGCGACCTGGGAAAGGGCGTGGGCGAAACCGGACTTGCCGTGTATCTCGATTTCCGGGACGCCATCAAGCGGGACGGGAAGGAAGTGATCGCCCAGAAATACGGCAACCTCTTTCAGATGTACGAGAAGATCACGGCCCAAAACCCCTATGAAACCCCGATGATGATTTACCCAGCCGTCCACTATACGATGGGCGGATTGTGGGTGGATTACAACCTGATGAGCACCATTCCCGGGCTCTTCGTCCTGGGGGAAGCCAATTTCTCGGATCATGGCGCAAACCGTCTGGGCGCAAGCGCTCTCATGCAAGGGCTGGCCGACGGCTATTTCATTATCCCCTACACGATCGGCGGATATCTGGCAGCAACACCACAGGCCAAGATCAGCCCCGAAGATCAGGCGTTCCGGGAAGCGCGGGCCGCCGCCAAAGCGCGCATCGACAAACTGCTTTCCATCCGGGGCAAACGGACGGTGGACGATTTCCACAAGCAGCTTGGCCGCATCATGTGGGAGTATTGCGGCATGGCCCGCAACGATGAAGGGCTTGCCAAGGCCAGAATCATGATCCAGCAACTGCGGGCGGAATTCTGGCAAAACGCCCTGATACCCGGAAACGACGGCGACTTGAACCAGAGCCTCGAGCGGGCGGGCCGGGTGGCCGATTTTCTCGAATTCAGCGAATTGATGATCATCGATGCGCTTGCCCGAAGGGAGAGCTGCGGCGGTCATTTCAATGAAGCCTTCCAGACGGAGGAAAACGAGGCCAGACGTGACGACGAGAACTTCTGCCATGTGGCTGCATGGGAATATGCGGGCGTGGACAGCGAGCCGATCTTCCACAAGGAACCGCTTGTCTTTGAAAACGTCCACTTGACGCAAAGGAGTTACAAGTGA
- a CDS encoding succinate dehydrogenase cytochrome b subunit, translating to MNWMMQTLGSSIGKKLMMALSGLCFCAFLCAHLAGNLFIYGGKDSFNAYATHLHSLGPLLTVAEFGLLFLALVHVISGLVLFYQNFSARPQRYQVNASAGGRTIGSATMPYTGLVLLAFVLFHLFQFHFVDKTTRTIFEIVSTSFRNPVTVGCYVLVMIVAAIHVSHGFWSAFQTLGANHPKYMPAIRLLSILFSLIVGVGFGFIPVYVSLIA from the coding sequence ATGAACTGGATGATGCAAACGCTGGGCTCCTCGATCGGAAAAAAACTCATGATGGCCTTGAGCGGGCTGTGTTTCTGCGCTTTCCTGTGTGCGCACCTTGCCGGCAACCTGTTCATCTATGGGGGCAAGGATTCCTTCAACGCTTATGCCACTCACCTGCATTCTCTCGGCCCGCTCCTGACCGTTGCGGAATTCGGCCTGCTCTTCCTGGCGCTGGTGCATGTCATCAGCGGGCTTGTGCTGTTTTACCAGAATTTTTCGGCAAGACCACAGCGCTATCAGGTCAACGCTAGCGCAGGCGGCCGAACGATCGGATCGGCAACGATGCCGTATACCGGCCTGGTGCTGCTGGCGTTCGTGCTTTTTCACCTGTTCCAATTCCATTTTGTGGACAAGACGACCCGGACGATCTTCGAAATCGTATCCACATCCTTTCGAAACCCCGTCACCGTCGGTTGCTACGTACTGGTAATGATCGTCGCGGCCATTCATGTCAGTCATGGCTTCTGGAGCGCATTTCAAACCCTCGGGGCCAACCATCCCAAATACATGCCTGCCATCCGCCTGCTGTCGATCCTGTTCAGCCTGATCGTCGGCGTCGGTTTCGGCTTCATTCCCGTATATGTTTCGCTGATCGCCTAA
- a CDS encoding DUF1566 domain-containing protein translates to MKALSAPTAILLTALLALAAPSFGGPLPPSGEETCYDTQSEIPRPQPGRIIFGSPRPANVPAPKFIKLDETGIEMPEESGIWAMVQDQTTGLVWEVKHNKDGNADAANLHDADNLFRWYNPDPATNAGTQGMSGTDTHIWLQKLNEKQFGGFSDWRLPTIHELARLAEYQRFYPSISTRYFPEIMASFYWSSSSVAGFGRYAWGIYMSDGCDYFLDKMLYAGYVMAVRGKPVADNLAGW, encoded by the coding sequence ATGAAAGCATTGTCCGCCCCGACAGCCATTCTGCTTACCGCCTTGCTGGCGCTGGCCGCTCCATCTTTTGGTGGGCCACTGCCTCCTTCCGGCGAAGAAACCTGTTATGATACCCAGTCGGAAATTCCGCGTCCGCAACCGGGAAGAATCATTTTCGGTAGTCCAAGACCGGCCAATGTCCCTGCGCCGAAATTCATCAAGCTGGACGAGACAGGTATCGAAATGCCGGAGGAAAGCGGGATATGGGCGATGGTCCAGGATCAAACCACGGGTCTTGTCTGGGAGGTCAAACACAACAAGGACGGCAATGCCGACGCCGCAAATCTTCACGATGCGGACAATTTGTTCCGCTGGTATAATCCCGATCCGGCAACAAACGCCGGAACCCAGGGAATGAGCGGCACCGATACCCATATATGGCTCCAGAAGCTGAACGAGAAGCAATTCGGTGGCTTTTCCGACTGGCGATTGCCAACCATCCATGAGCTCGCCCGTCTTGCCGAATATCAACGGTTCTACCCATCGATCAGCACCCGGTATTTCCCGGAGATAATGGCTTCCTTTTATTGGTCCTCCTCCAGTGTCGCCGGCTTCGGTCGATACGCATGGGGCATCTACATGAGCGACGGATGTGACTATTTTCTCGACAAGATGCTGTATGCAGGTTATGTCATGGCTGTCCGGGGAAAACCGGTGGCAGACAATCTGGCAGGATGGTGA
- a CDS encoding pyridoxamine 5'-phosphate oxidase family protein, translating into MNLKDYFESTKGIGVISTADREGKVNAAIYSRPHVMENGELAFIMRDRLTHSNVQENPHAAYLFIEQGQGYKGKRFHLTKIREEADTPLLQTLRRRTFPNDPQKETEHRYLVFFRIDQELPLIGA; encoded by the coding sequence ATGAATCTGAAAGACTATTTCGAATCAACCAAAGGCATCGGTGTCATTTCGACGGCTGACAGAGAAGGGAAAGTCAATGCGGCCATTTATTCTCGGCCCCATGTGATGGAAAACGGCGAGCTCGCCTTCATCATGCGGGATCGGCTTACGCACAGCAATGTTCAGGAAAACCCGCATGCAGCGTATCTGTTCATCGAGCAGGGGCAGGGATACAAGGGAAAACGCTTCCATCTGACGAAAATCCGTGAGGAAGCCGACACGCCTTTGCTGCAGACCCTTCGGAGAAGAACATTTCCGAATGATCCCCAGAAGGAGACGGAGCATCGCTACCTGGTGTTTTTCCGGATTGATCAGGAGTTGCCCCTGATCGGCGCCTGA
- a CDS encoding succinate dehydrogenase/fumarate reductase iron-sulfur subunit has translation MSTKSISITLKIWRQPSETVKGHFETYQARNISTDMSFLEMLDVVNDQLTLDGKEPIAFDSDCREGICGQCGAVINGRPHGPEKATTLCQLHMRHFKDGDTLAIEPFRAKAFKVVKDLIIDRSPLDKIIQAGGYISVNTGGAPDANAIPIPKDVAEKAMDAAACIGCGACVAACPNAAAMLFAGAKISHLALLPQGKPEAAKRALAMVRQMDALGFGNCTNERECEAECPKEISIVNIARMNREFFKASFASHVA, from the coding sequence GTGAGCACCAAGAGCATATCCATTACACTGAAAATATGGCGGCAACCATCCGAAACGGTCAAAGGGCATTTCGAGACGTATCAGGCCAGAAACATTTCGACCGATATGTCCTTTCTGGAAATGCTCGATGTCGTCAACGACCAACTCACGCTCGACGGGAAAGAACCGATCGCCTTCGATTCGGACTGCAGGGAAGGCATCTGCGGCCAGTGCGGTGCGGTGATCAACGGCAGACCCCATGGGCCGGAAAAGGCGACCACCCTGTGCCAGTTGCACATGCGACATTTCAAGGATGGCGATACGCTGGCAATCGAACCCTTCCGGGCAAAAGCGTTCAAAGTCGTCAAAGACCTGATCATTGACAGAAGCCCGCTGGACAAGATCATTCAGGCGGGCGGGTACATCTCCGTCAACACGGGGGGCGCACCCGATGCCAACGCCATTCCCATTCCCAAGGACGTCGCCGAAAAAGCCATGGATGCAGCGGCATGCATCGGTTGCGGCGCCTGCGTTGCGGCCTGCCCCAATGCCGCCGCCATGCTCTTTGCCGGCGCCAAGATCTCCCATCTGGCCCTGCTGCCCCAGGGGAAACCCGAAGCAGCCAAAAGGGCCCTCGCCATGGTCCGGCAGATGGATGCACTCGGATTCGGCAATTGCACCAACGAGCGGGAATGCGAGGCCGAGTGCCCCAAGGAGATTTCCATCGTCAATATCGCACGAATGAACCGGGAATTTTTCAAGGCATCCTTTGCCTCTCACGTTGCGTAG
- a CDS encoding MBOAT family O-acyltransferase produces the protein MLLAASLLFYAWGEGPYAGILLLSIAINYLCGRLIATRGGKHLAKTMLVIGIVCNLALLCGYKYLKFFILSFDALASAIQNAPFSIENLHIPIGISFFTFKAISYLVDVYRNPDMAEKHPARLALYMSLFPQLLAGPIDRYPTIARDMENRNSELSDIVAGFERFFIGLGKKVLIANVLSISVDQIFALSRSDLTTPLAWIGISFYTLQIYFDFSGYTDMAIGLGRVFGFHFGENFNAPYLSRSVQEFWRRWHISLSTWFRDYLYIPLGGNRKGLWRTLLYLVIVFVLCGLWHGANWTFVVWGLFHGMFLMAEHLGWSKRLARLPAWCTHAYLIAVVMVGWVFFRADTIETAFSYLAAMFGLAGGDGIGYYAALVVDGRAMAAFFAGILCMLLERTAMDFWRTTRRSLDLQVGASPSRGQFIFDSFRWFGVAFVMLLSIMELAAGAYNPFIYSRF, from the coding sequence ATGCTGCTGGCGGCAAGCCTGCTGTTTTATGCATGGGGAGAAGGGCCCTATGCCGGAATCCTGCTGTTGTCCATTGCGATCAATTACCTCTGTGGAAGGCTGATCGCGACCAGAGGCGGAAAACATCTTGCGAAAACCATGCTCGTGATCGGCATCGTATGCAATCTTGCCCTCCTCTGTGGATACAAATACTTGAAGTTCTTCATTCTTTCATTTGACGCCCTGGCTTCCGCCATTCAGAACGCTCCTTTCAGCATTGAAAACCTGCACATTCCGATCGGCATTTCATTTTTCACGTTCAAAGCGATCTCGTATCTCGTCGATGTCTATCGCAATCCGGACATGGCCGAAAAACACCCGGCAAGACTCGCTCTCTACATGTCACTCTTCCCGCAACTGCTCGCCGGCCCCATCGATCGATACCCGACCATTGCCCGGGACATGGAAAATCGAAATAGCGAGCTTTCGGATATTGTGGCCGGATTCGAACGCTTTTTCATCGGGCTCGGAAAGAAAGTCCTCATCGCCAATGTCCTTTCCATTTCGGTAGATCAAATCTTTGCCTTGTCCCGTTCCGATCTGACAACACCACTGGCATGGATCGGCATTTCGTTTTATACGTTGCAAATTTATTTCGATTTTTCAGGCTATACGGATATGGCCATCGGCTTGGGAAGGGTATTCGGTTTCCACTTTGGCGAGAACTTCAATGCACCCTACCTTTCCCGGTCCGTGCAGGAGTTCTGGAGAAGATGGCACATCTCCCTCTCCACATGGTTCCGCGACTATCTCTACATTCCTCTGGGCGGCAACCGGAAAGGATTGTGGCGAACGCTGCTGTATCTTGTAATTGTCTTTGTCCTGTGCGGGTTGTGGCATGGGGCCAACTGGACATTTGTGGTCTGGGGCCTTTTCCATGGGATGTTTCTGATGGCGGAACACCTTGGATGGTCCAAACGCCTCGCTCGCCTCCCCGCATGGTGTACGCATGCGTATCTGATTGCCGTCGTCATGGTGGGATGGGTCTTTTTTCGCGCCGATACCATTGAGACGGCGTTTTCCTATCTCGCTGCGATGTTCGGGTTGGCAGGCGGGGATGGTATTGGCTACTATGCCGCCCTGGTTGTCGATGGGAGAGCCATGGCAGCCTTTTTCGCAGGCATCCTGTGTATGCTCCTGGAGCGAACGGCAATGGATTTCTGGCGCACCACACGAAGATCGTTGGACCTTCAGGTGGGGGCAAGCCCGTCAAGAGGCCAGTTCATCTTCGATTCCTTTCGCTGGTTCGGCGTCGCTTTCGTGATGCTGCTGTCGATCATGGAACTGGCTGCCGGCGCCTATAATCCGTTCATCTATTCCCGGTTCTGA
- a CDS encoding alginate O-acetyltransferase AlgX-related protein translates to MPPRFQSRLYVWSLFVLFLTVLYLPPILMMITPAKAVSEIEKRPLAAFPAWHWEIPSIWSFPTKLNAYIRDHFGLRDILVGCRAILSIKVLNSSPVSSLRIGKEGWFYWNKHQLSEDFRGRHPMSASDRLIFLEGMRCKEQWLAERGIRYLMVIAPEKQTIYPEYLPEYLQRNKGRTRFDQIRESIVQGYPGLDPLAFLDLKDALLRQKKRHQIYYRTDTHWNFRGGLVCYEEIAKRLSAWFPDITPNPRSFFQELVIPNEEGGDLLQQVNAHGVFREDRPIFQPQYVCSGRWSVETIKTSIPAFGMGCEGAHHKAIVFRDSYFNFVLPFLSEHFAEIIYIWNSYDQTIVQQMIDTFHPDIVIEEFLERFLSPPVTDHRENWKVIQAMSQEHFSAAPIAVAHIATAKDILPIHDASIDTGSSPVILNASGIDPYVLLQPTLPPHAIHLYLKMRISAPAPTELQAFYLVSGNRKYDEAYSATVLLSSGWNTVYLTLPGTDFSGPIRLDPGKAPGTYEIESIDIRSDGIGAEGQAPIRGNS, encoded by the coding sequence ATGCCACCCCGATTTCAATCCAGATTGTATGTATGGTCGCTCTTTGTGCTTTTCCTGACGGTGCTCTACCTGCCGCCGATTCTGATGATGATCACGCCCGCCAAGGCCGTTTCGGAAATCGAGAAACGTCCTCTCGCCGCTTTTCCGGCATGGCATTGGGAAATCCCTTCGATATGGTCTTTCCCGACGAAGTTGAATGCATACATCAGGGATCATTTCGGCCTTCGGGATATTCTTGTCGGCTGCCGTGCGATCTTGTCGATCAAGGTGCTGAATTCTTCTCCGGTCTCTTCCCTTCGGATCGGCAAAGAAGGATGGTTCTATTGGAACAAGCACCAGCTCAGCGAGGATTTTCGGGGAAGACATCCAATGAGCGCATCGGACAGGCTCATCTTTCTCGAGGGCATGCGCTGCAAAGAACAGTGGCTTGCCGAGCGTGGCATCCGGTACCTGATGGTCATCGCTCCCGAAAAACAGACGATCTATCCGGAATATCTTCCGGAATATCTGCAGCGAAACAAGGGGCGAACGCGGTTCGATCAGATTCGGGAAAGCATCGTCCAAGGGTATCCCGGCCTCGATCCCCTGGCATTTCTCGACCTGAAGGATGCGCTTTTAAGGCAAAAGAAGCGCCACCAAATCTATTACCGCACGGATACGCACTGGAATTTCAGGGGAGGACTCGTCTGTTATGAAGAAATTGCGAAGCGCTTGTCTGCATGGTTCCCGGACATCACCCCCAATCCCCGCTCATTTTTTCAGGAACTGGTCATTCCCAACGAAGAAGGCGGGGATTTGCTGCAACAGGTAAACGCTCATGGCGTTTTCCGGGAGGACAGACCGATTTTTCAACCGCAGTACGTGTGCTCCGGCAGATGGTCTGTCGAAACGATCAAAACATCCATACCCGCATTCGGGATGGGCTGCGAAGGGGCACACCATAAAGCCATTGTTTTCCGGGATTCCTATTTCAACTTCGTGCTGCCGTTTCTTTCCGAGCATTTTGCCGAAATCATCTACATATGGAACAGCTATGATCAAACGATCGTGCAGCAGATGATCGACACCTTTCACCCGGATATCGTCATCGAAGAATTTCTGGAAAGATTCTTATCGCCTCCGGTAACCGATCACCGGGAAAACTGGAAGGTGATCCAAGCCATGTCGCAGGAGCATTTCAGCGCCGCGCCGATCGCCGTTGCACATATCGCCACCGCAAAAGACATCCTCCCCATCCATGACGCATCGATCGATACCGGATCATCCCCTGTGATCCTCAACGCTTCCGGGATCGATCCCTACGTGCTTCTTCAGCCCACACTTCCACCCCATGCGATCCATCTCTACCTGAAAATGCGGATATCCGCTCCCGCTCCAACGGAGCTTCAGGCCTTCTATCTCGTATCCGGCAACCGGAAATACGATGAGGCCTATTCCGCAACAGTATTGCTGTCTTCGGGATGGAATACGGTCTATCTCACCTTGCCGGGAACCGATTTCAGCGGGCCGATCCGCCTCGACCCCGGAAAAGCGCCGGGCACTTACGAGATCGAATCCATCGATATTCGATCCGATGGCATCGGAGCCGAGGGTCAGGCGCCGATCAGGGGCAACTCCTGA
- a CDS encoding HD domain-containing protein: MRSIADFLFEARFLKEIPRSGFAFLGAGKESVAEHVYLTTVIAYVLSMREPHIDLRRLLLLCLFHDLPEARLGDLNSVQKPYHHPDTAACIEGVSEGLPFAEALRDFLVSFEGGLGKEAILARDADQLSLIVELKWLNDHGASEASKWIDGVMARLKTGAAKELAQQILDTQSDAWWWNICRKSSPTER; encoded by the coding sequence ATGCGATCCATTGCCGATTTCCTCTTCGAAGCCCGTTTTCTCAAGGAGATTCCACGATCCGGCTTCGCCTTTCTGGGAGCAGGAAAGGAATCCGTTGCCGAACATGTCTATCTGACGACCGTAATCGCTTATGTGCTTTCCATGCGGGAGCCACACATCGATCTTCGGCGGCTCCTGCTCCTGTGCCTGTTTCACGATCTTCCGGAAGCCAGACTCGGAGATTTGAACAGTGTCCAAAAGCCATACCACCATCCGGATACGGCGGCCTGCATCGAAGGGGTGAGTGAAGGATTGCCTTTTGCAGAAGCCCTGCGTGATTTTTTGGTTTCATTCGAAGGCGGTTTGGGCAAAGAAGCCATCCTTGCCCGAGATGCCGACCAGTTGTCGCTGATCGTCGAACTCAAATGGCTCAACGATCACGGGGCATCTGAAGCCTCAAAATGGATCGATGGCGTGATGGCCCGGCTGAAAACGGGTGCGGCAAAGGAATTGGCGCAGCAGATTCTGGATACCCAAAGCGATGCCTGGTGGTGGAACATATGCAGGAAATCATCTCCAACAGAGCGCTGA
- a CDS encoding GntR family transcriptional regulator yields the protein MGKRVKESIYSELRKAIIFGQLSPGERLIELQLSQQYNCSRGPIREALAKLAQEGFVDIYPNRGASVGKISADDVSDYYSLLALLEGKAVEWATPNLNPKDFALLDHIQKMLHQSLDKEEDVRMRLWNEHNRSFHQVFWVRCGNRKLRAAIEDIRQQIYRFRYTSIMIASYNDYLKDHEDIIAAAKTGNAAEAGQAMVKHIDRIKQILNDFFATVPTY from the coding sequence ATGGGAAAACGAGTAAAGGAGAGTATTTACAGTGAATTGCGAAAAGCGATCATTTTTGGTCAGTTGAGTCCCGGAGAACGATTGATCGAACTTCAGTTGAGTCAGCAATACAACTGCAGCCGGGGACCGATCCGGGAAGCGCTCGCCAAGCTGGCTCAGGAAGGTTTTGTGGATATTTATCCCAACCGGGGAGCATCGGTAGGCAAAATTTCTGCGGACGATGTTTCCGACTATTATTCCCTGCTGGCTCTTCTGGAAGGCAAAGCAGTGGAATGGGCCACACCCAACTTGAACCCGAAGGATTTCGCACTGCTCGATCATATTCAGAAAATGCTGCATCAGTCTCTGGACAAGGAGGAAGATGTCCGGATGCGGCTATGGAACGAGCATAACCGATCCTTTCATCAGGTTTTCTGGGTACGCTGCGGAAACCGGAAACTGCGAGCGGCCATTGAAGACATCCGTCAGCAGATATACCGGTTTCGGTACACATCCATCATGATTGCCAGTTACAACGATTACCTCAAAGATCACGAAGACATCATTGCTGCAGCCAAGACCGGAAATGCAGCAGAGGCCGGCCAGGCGATGGTCAAACATATCGATCGGATCAAGCAGATCCTCAACGATTTTTTTGCAACCGTCCCGACATATTGA
- a CDS encoding Smr/MutS family protein, with the protein MKRHTHPDNGFHRPFADLKKRFQAPASEGHPEAVLKKPERLDTCPDDFELFRQTMCDVTPLPGRGKYRMAKSEHPAATPRQTPDADGFAKLHRLVLTGEGFDVSLTPEYIEGTASDISRHIPRSLYRGRFSIQAHLDLHGYTAREARIRFDAFLETCLRDSLRIVLIIHGRGLSSPGEPVLKRCVQEWIVRSSWRKWVSAYCSARSCDGGSGATVLMLRNLQAHPKKRKRNSG; encoded by the coding sequence ATGAAAAGGCACACCCATCCGGACAACGGATTCCATCGGCCTTTTGCAGATTTGAAAAAACGCTTTCAGGCGCCGGCATCCGAGGGCCATCCCGAAGCGGTTTTGAAAAAACCGGAGCGTTTGGACACCTGCCCGGATGATTTCGAGTTGTTTCGACAGACCATGTGCGATGTCACGCCTCTGCCCGGCAGGGGAAAATACCGGATGGCGAAGTCGGAACATCCGGCGGCAACCCCCAGGCAAACACCCGATGCCGATGGTTTTGCCAAACTGCACAGGCTCGTTCTGACAGGCGAAGGCTTCGATGTGTCCCTGACGCCGGAATATATCGAAGGAACGGCATCGGATATCAGCCGCCACATTCCCCGAAGCCTTTATCGCGGCCGTTTTTCAATCCAGGCCCATCTGGATCTGCACGGCTACACCGCAAGAGAGGCGAGAATACGATTTGATGCTTTCCTGGAAACCTGCCTGCGGGATAGTCTGCGCATCGTGTTGATTATCCATGGAAGAGGGCTTTCTTCTCCGGGTGAGCCTGTGCTGAAGCGATGCGTGCAGGAGTGGATCGTCCGCTCGTCATGGCGGAAATGGGTGAGCGCCTATTGCTCGGCCAGATCCTGCGATGGCGGCTCCGGAGCAACCGTGTTGATGCTCCGGAATCTGCAGGCGCACCCCAAGAAACGAAAGCGCAATTCGGGCTGA